In Chloroflexota bacterium, the DNA window GGCTCACAACCGTCGTTCCTTTCGCCACGGCGCGCACCAACGTGTGCTCAAAGCGCAGTTCGACCGTGTGATCGCCGGGCGGCGCCGCCAGCGTGTTCAGCGCCTGCGGCCCGGCCGGCCAGAGCGCCGCCGGCTGCCCATCGACATACGCGCGCCATCCGGGAAAATAATACACCCGAAACTGAATCACAGCCTCACCGGCAGCGCGCACGCGCAGGCGGTGCACCTCGCCGCCATAGTACAGCGGCTCGATCTGCGCGTCGCCGCTGACGACGACCGCGCGCGTCAACGGCGCGCCCGACTGGTACTCCTCGACCAGCGGCGAGCGCTGCGGCTGCTCGCTCGCCCACGTCATGTAGCCGGTGCGGTCGCGGTAGCTGACCAGTTCGAAATCCACCGAGGCGCGCGCGCTTTCACCGTCGAGCGAGCGCGCCGTGTACTGCGGCAGGGTATACGCCGCGCTCGCCAGCGCGATCACGATCATCAGCAGTGCGGCGTGCATGCCGTCGCGGCCGTCCGCCGCCATGAAGCCGTCCAGCGCCGCACCGGCCAGCCAGGCCAGCGTGATCGCGCTCAGCGCCAGCAGCCGCCACGGGAACTGCACCAGCGACGCGATCGGCACGGCGAACCAGAAGCCAGCCGAGACCGGCGACATCGCGATGACTACGAGCGCGCTCGCCGCCAGGAAGAAGCCAGTGCGCGCTCGCTGCCGGCCCGGCAGCACCAGCGCGACAATCGCCGCGCACACCGGCAGCAGGCCGAGTTGGAACGCCATGTCGTCGGCCAGCCCCTCGCCGCTATAGCCGTAGCCCCAGAACGGCGAGAAAAACTGGTTGAGGTAGACGAAGTGCTTCTGGTAGTTGTACGCTACGCTCGTCCACTGCTCGACGACGATATAGCGCTGTTCCAGCAGCATCGGCAGCCAGAAGATCGCCGAGAGGCCGAGCGTCAGCACGGCCGCCGCCGCGCCGTGCCCGATCAGCGACAGCCAGCGAACGCCACCGGCCCGCAGGCGCACGACGAGCGCGAACACGATATACGAGGCCAGCAGCATCGCGAAGATGAACGCCGCCCCGTGATGCGTCAGGATCAGCCCGGCGGTCACGAGCGCTGCGAGGATGGCGTTTCGGCGGCCCGGCGCTTCCACGAGCGCCTCCCAGCGCCAGAGCGCGAGCGGGAAGAAGACGAACGTCAGGTACTCGGCCGCCGCGGAGCGCACATACAGATCGAGCAGGTGATACGGCGCGTATGTGTAGACGAGCGCAGCAAACGCCGCGCCCCATCCGCCGAAGTGCCGTCGCGCCCAGCCATACATCGCCAGCGTCGCGCCGAGCGTCGCCACGAGGTCCACCAGCTTCATCGCGGTTGTGAGGCTCGCGCCGAGCAGATGAAACGCCTCGCCGAGAAAGTAGGTCAGCGGCGCGTAGAAGATCCAGAGTGGGTAGCCGTAGCCAAATGCGAAGTGCGGTCCCCACGCCGGCCACCAGTGCCCGTCGCGGATCACCGCATCGAACGCCTGCAGGAAGAAGAGCGAGTGCGGCGCATCGTGCGCGCGCATGAAATAGCCGGGCGTCGCCAGCGGCAGCCACGCGAACGCCGCCAGCGCCAGCATCAGCACGACCGGCGCGTCAGGCTTGCGCATGCGAACGCCCCTTGAGCGCGACCGCCGCGCGCCACAACGCCCACGCGCCCATACCCGTCAGGCTGATGACCGACAGCCACGCGCCGAGCGTGCGGGCCAGTGTGTCCTCAAAGCGCAGCAGCAGGAAATGCTCGCCGGCCGGCACCGGCACATTGATCAGCCCGAGCTTGCCGCGCGGCTCGACCGGCAGGCGGCGCACCGGCGCGCCACCGGGCGCGTCGAGCAGGTAGGCGTGCCAGCCGGGGTACATGAAGCGCGTGAACGGCACCACGGAGTCTTTGTCGGCGCGGAACCAGAGCAGGTCGCTGACCGAGTCGTGCGCGCGCGAGTCCACCACGACCTCGGGCGGCAGCGCGCCGTAGTCCACCTGCGTCGTCGGCGCGTCGTTCGTCAGGTAGACGTCGCCCAGCGGACCCCACGTCGGGATCGTCTCCACCCACGCCGTCGAGCCGGTCAGTTCGCCGGCGTTGCGCTGGAACGTCATCAGCCCCGCGAACGAGACCGGCCCTTCCTCCGGGTCCACGATCTCGGCAGTGACGTACGGGTAACTGCTCAGCAGCACCAGCGCAGCCAGCGCCAGCACGGGCAGGCCGGGCACGCGGCTGCGGTCGAACGCCAGCGCCGCGCCGGCCAGCGGCGCCATCGTCAGCGCGGCCAGCGCGAGGAAACGCCATGGGAACTGCGCCCACGCCACCAGCGGCAGCCGGTCCCAGACCGTCACCGACAGCGGCAGGGTCATCAGCACCA includes these proteins:
- a CDS encoding LysM peptidoglycan-binding domain-containing protein, which gives rise to MRKPDAPVVLMLALAAFAWLPLATPGYFMRAHDAPHSLFFLQAFDAVIRDGHWWPAWGPHFAFGYGYPLWIFYAPLTYFLGEAFHLLGASLTTAMKLVDLVATLGATLAMYGWARRHFGGWGAAFAALVYTYAPYHLLDLYVRSAAAEYLTFVFFPLALWRWEALVEAPGRRNAILAALVTAGLILTHHGAAFIFAMLLASYIVFALVVRLRAGGVRWLSLIGHGAAAAVLTLGLSAIFWLPMLLEQRYIVVEQWTSVAYNYQKHFVYLNQFFSPFWGYGYSGEGLADDMAFQLGLLPVCAAIVALVLPGRQRARTGFFLAASALVVIAMSPVSAGFWFAVPIASLVQFPWRLLALSAITLAWLAGAALDGFMAADGRDGMHAALLMIVIALASAAYTLPQYTARSLDGESARASVDFELVSYRDRTGYMTWASEQPQRSPLVEEYQSGAPLTRAVVVSGDAQIEPLYYGGEVHRLRVRAAGEAVIQFRVYYFPGWRAYVDGQPAALWPAGPQALNTLAAPPGDHTVELRFEHTLVRAVAKGTTVVSLLGMLAWIGFGWWRKARRGALPAALLVLIAMLAACGSDPTPTATVAVTSAPPATATDAPAPPTPTATSTPAPTATATATARPATTQYTVQPNDTLGAIALKFGTTAEAIMQANGITDPRFVRVGQVLTIPLPTPTPTATLPPTLDPRLPSPTPGPTPIIYVVKPGDVLSAIAVKYGIPVDEIMRANGMSDTLLRVGQQLIIPGPTPTPTITQTPLPTATPTAGLPFAAPVLLYPANSAVLTSTEAIVMNWTAVGVLADDQYYVLRVRSSDGARSENVWLKAPSYRLSPAWKGSQVEWDVTILQQTRVNPNGSREGRIASPMSATRTFTWK